A genomic stretch from Aedes albopictus strain Foshan chromosome 2, AalbF5, whole genome shotgun sequence includes:
- the LOC109623140 gene encoding transcription factor grauzone isoform X1 has translation METSAVGCRLCLDPFADNFESIANLKEQMDKVFHFVIDLKPGYSATVCQSCSYTVCEFYKYSEKVRINQEWLNGVTSDPPEEDIKTVLILEDVKTEVPATDCIVEVVQGDSARAEADKNPIPKEESDVDPDDDVQYPSDDSYKPPAKPKAKPIKKARKRRRRSKTPSSEESDSFNSDDDEELRPRRKPRSTKTQEERDNESQRIMEFFTLTCDICSFLARDYKSYLEHFKTEHNRKAFIVCCKRKLVSKKSLINHIVFHNNPNAFRCDQCNKCYKDLEYLEMHKTNKHGTQSQDNPFKCDECDKSFLKKFMLNAHKEKHKTIQCQICNKVLSTSGSLNAHMANMHSEKNRTMVCDFCGQEFLNKVSFDRHLNEHNGIEIPKLQCPYCLKWYRGERNRSNHIEYVHNQREKGRQFPCDICHQNYPNERAMKKHKRYVHVEEKFECEFCGKRFKQSFNLKEHRTTHTGEVLYSCDYCGITKNSRANLYVHVKQKHPTEWAARKLRQAEENAS, from the exons ATGGAAACCAGTGCCGTTGGATGTCGGCTTTGTCTGGATCCGTTTGCGGATAATTTCGAATCGATCGCCAACCTGAAGGAACAGATGGACAAGGTGTTCCATTTCGTG ATCGACCTGAAACCTGGCTATTCGGCCACCGTGTGCCAAAGCTGTTCCTACACGGTTTGCGAATTCTACAAGTACTCGGAAAAAGTACGGATCAACCAGGAATGGTTGAATGGCGTAACTTCGGATCCGCCTGAGGAAGATATAAAGACAGTATTAATTCTCGAGGATGTCAAAACGGAGGTCCCAGCTACGGATTGTATAGTGGAAGTCGTTCAAGGAGACAGCGCTCGggccgaagcagataaaaatccAATACCAAAAGAGGAATCAGATGTGGATCCTGATGATGATGTTCAATATCCTAGTGATGATTCCTATAAGCCTCCGGCAAAACCAAAagcaaaacccataaaaaaagcGCGAAAACGACGCCGGCGTAGTAAAACACCGTCAAGCGAAGAGTCGGATTCTTTTAATTCTGACGACGATGAGGAACTGCGACCAAGGCGAAAGCCAAGAAGTACTAAGACTCAAGAGGAGAGGGATAATGAGTCCCAACGGATTATGGAGTTTTTTACCttgacttgtgatatttgcaGCTTTCTGGCGCGGGACTACAAATCGTACCTAGAGCATTTCAAGACGGAGCATAACCGGAAAGCCTTCATAGTCTGCTGCAAGAGGAAGCTAGTTTCCAAAAAGTCCCTTATCAACCACATCGTTTTTCACAACAACCCGAATGCGTTCCGTTGCGATCAGTGCAACAAATGCTACAAAGACCTCGAATATCTGGAGATGCACAAGACAAATAAACATGGCACTCAGAGCCAAGACAATCCCTTCAAGTGTGACGAATGCGACAAatcgtttctcaagaaattcatgttGAATGCCCACAAGGAGAAACATAAAACGATTCAGTGTCAGATCTGCAACAAAGTGCTCTCGACCAGCGGTTCTCTCAATGCGCACATGGCCAACATGCACAGCGAAAAGAACCGGACCATGGTGTGTGACTTCTGCgggcaggaattcctcaacaagGTTTCCTTCGACCGGCACCTAAACGAGCACAACGGAATCGAAATTCCGAAGCTGCAGTGTCCGTACTGTCTCAAGTGGTACCGAGGCGAACGGAACCGGTCCAATCACATCGAGTACGTACACAACCAGAGGGAGAAGGGCCGCCAGTTCCCGTGCGACATCTGTCACCAGAACTATCCTAACGAGCGGGCCATGAAGAAGCACAAGCGGTACGTGCACGTGGAGGAAAAGTTCGAGTGCGAGTTCTGTGGCAAACGGTTTAAGCAATCGTTCAACCTGAAGGAGCACCGGACGACCCATACGGGCGAGGTGCTTTATTCGTGCGACTACTGTGGCATTACGAAAAATTCCCGCGCAAATCTGTACGTGCACGTGAAGCAGAAACATCCGACGGAGTGGGCCGCGCGGAAACTACGGCAGGCGGAGGAGAATGCATCGTAA
- the LOC109623140 gene encoding zinc finger protein 443 isoform X2 → MATSSSVDDTCRLCLDPAVESYTTIENPAMKNILENVFCFPIEFKEGLTSSVCQICSNTITEFYEYSEKVRQHQTLLEAAAAKFMLDETPFPVDIKIELDSDTELRQILKKEPSSPLSNTAPSNSLPETLATKKVLPESDDIPDFIDKMLRKKKEDENDRYIREHITLSCELCGTVTPTFRELRYHFMDTHQRQDAYTKCCGKKLRGKPFLLEHIRYHLDSNAFRCEECKKAFTTEKALEVHKASKHSTDRIHKCQRCPRAYASLALLESHMLRHGKHECVKCRKCFMNKSALDEHMKRHMPRPCPQCQKMFVNQSTLKKHIAKSHDKVEPQNYVCDQCGMNFKGHHALKRHMIKHSGIEVPKIQCMTCGRWLKEPYYKNHMETVHGNRERVHECDICHRMYPHPIALQNHKSKAHIEPRHQCEFCGKTFIQKDRWQDHLTSHTGALKHSCEYCGAPYRTRSTVLKHIRVKHVAEWAEKKQRYLKLLPEVKVEEASST, encoded by the exons ATGGCAACCTCATCATCCGTCGACGATACGTGCCGGTTGTGTTTGGATCCGGCCGTGGAAAGCTACACCACGATCGAAAATCCTGCGATGAAGAACATACTGGAGAATGTTTTCTGCTTTCCG ATCGAATTCAAGGAAGGACTCACCTCCAGTGTGTGCCAAATATGTTCGAACACCATCACCGAATTCTATGAATATTCCGAGAAAGTACGCCAACATCAGACACTCTTAGAGGCTGCGGCAGCTAAATTCATGTTGGACGAAACGCCATTCCCGGTAGATATAAAAATCGAGCTGGATAGTGATACAGAGCTtcgccaaattttgaaaaaagaacCTTCATCCCCCCTTAGTAATACTGCCCCATCCAACTCACTTCCAGAAACATTGGCTACTAAGAAGGTGTTGCCGGAATCGGACGATATCCcggattttattgataaaatgttGCGGAAGAAAAAGGAGGATGAAAATGATAGATATATCAGAGAACACATAACGCTGAGTTGCGAGCTTTGCGGTACCGTGACTCCAACCTTTCGAGAGTTGCGTTACCATTTTATGGATACGCACCAAAGGCAAGATGCGTACACAAAGTGTTGTGGCAAGAAACTTAGGGGAAAACCATTCCTGCTTGAACACATTCGCTATCACCTCGATTCCAATGCGTTTCGCTGCGAAGAGTGTAAAAAGGCATTCACAACGGAGAAGGCATTAGAAGTTCACAAAGCCTCAAAACATAGTACTGATCGCATCCACAAGTGTCAACGCTGCCCACGGGCATATGCCAGTTTAGCTCTTCTAGAGTCGCATATGCTGCGGCATGGAAAGCATGAATGCGTGAAATGTAGAAAATGTTTCATGAACAAATCTGCCTTGGATGAGCACATGAAACGCCATATGCCGCGCCCGTGTCCCCAGTGCCAGAAGATGTTCGTGAATCAATCCACCTTGAAGAAGCACATAGCCAAATCTCACGATAAAGTCGAGCCTCAAAATTATGTTTGTGACCAGTGCGGTATGAACTTCAAGGGGCATCATGCCTTAAAGCGTCATATGATAAAACACTCGGGCATCGAAGTGCCCAAAATCCAGTGTATGACTTGCGGTCGGTGGCTGAAGGAACCGTACTATAAAAATCACATGGAAACTGTCCACGGAAATCGGGAACGGGTGCACGAATGTGACATCTGTCACAGGATGTATCCGCATCCGATCGCACTGCAGAACCACAAATCCAAAGCCCACATCGAGCCCAGGCATCAGTGCGAATTCTGTGGAAAAACTTTCATCCAGAAGGATCGTTGGCAG GACCATTTGACATCGCATACGGGAGCGCTGAAACATTCGTGCGAGTATTGTGGAGCACCTTATCGAACGAGGTCGACCGTACTTAAGCACATCCGGGTGAAACATGTAGCTGAGTGGGCCGAGAAAAAACAACGTTATTTGAAGCTGCTCCCGGAAGTAAAAGTAGAGGAGGCCTCATCGACCTAG